One window of Metopolophium dirhodum isolate CAU chromosome 3, ASM1992520v1, whole genome shotgun sequence genomic DNA carries:
- the LOC132940676 gene encoding mucin-2-like, with amino-acid sequence MVREQQSDPPFNRLYTSDTSLVHIRARRPLPTTLQPAVLNASTGQQRPRFTPRTFNYKTAVLTASTGQQRPPKPPRKRRRSPNQQPFSPLLRQGTSAQVHIRTSPTPLNLQPASAAVPQTAVFTTFNRASAPTVHTRTVTKQPFSPLSTGHQRPRFTPEPSPNQPFPRLSTGHQRQQQAAAEATSSPTAVFTALDRAPAPKTSRRGSDVPPSTAVVGPRPHIATASPPQHPTPTEMTRNNKRRKVGDPSTKPPPKIPKQRSTPPSPIQSNSSTSDSETIDSFSDSSTSTHHSLSSLTSVHSVKTSLSTAQAPSISRPPPIILSSASWRKAAPTIYSLQNLQPSSLSAKSSGDRVTLRATDTTQFRLIQKTLLHLGTEFHTFSLPEERSVKIVLKGIPTDISTDELKDELVTLGYSVNYVRRFGTPEKPMPICVVHIAANPTAKDIFLLTNLFYLQISVEPLKPSGPAQCFSCQRFGHGSRNCGHPPRCVKCAGNHNANACPKTLEQPPTCCNVVANTRQTFVAAPNSWLRNSRYLQLQPKSSFKINPHTQPQPPPPPPPPHPKQNTTLTYSAATSKSAHTSSNSPVPQLNLSLILNLLTNLLTAISNNHDPKTIIESTIKTFLSILLPQNE; translated from the exons ATGGTACGTGAACAACAGAGCGATCCCCCATTCAACCGGCTAT ACACATCAGACACATCATTAGTTCACATCCGAGCAAGACGTCCTCTGCCAACTACTCTACAGCCAGCCGTTCTCAACGCTTCAACAGGgcaacagcgcccacggttcacaccacgaaccttcaactACAAAACAGCCGTTCTCACTGCTTCAACAGGGCAACAGCGCCCACCTAAGCCGCCGCGGAAGCGACGTCGTAGTCCAAATCaacagccgttttcaccgctACTCCGACAGGGCACTAGCGCCCAAG TTCACATCCGAACAAGTCCTACACCACTCAACTTGCAGCCAGCTTCAGCAGCAGTTCCTCAAACAGCCGTATTTACCACTTTCAACAGGGCatcagcgcccacggttcacacccgAACCGTAACTAAACAGCCGTTCTCACCGCTCTCAACAGGGCatcagcgcccacggttcacacccgAACCGTCACCAAATCAGCCGTTCCCACGGCTCTCAACAGGGCACCAGCGCCAACAGCAAGCCGCCGCGGAAGCGACGTCTTCACCaacagccgttttcaccgctctcgacagggcaccagcgcccaaAACAAGCCGCCGCGGAAGCGACGTCCCTCCGTCAACAGCTGTCGTGGGGCCGCGCCCTCACATTGCCACAGCTTCCCCTCCCCAACATCCCACACCCACTGAAATGACCAGGAACAACAAACGTAGGAAGGTCGGAGACCCCTCGACCAAACCACCTCCGAAAATACCAAAACAACGATCAACTCCCCCTTCCCCAATACAATCTAATTCCAGTACTTCTGACTCTGAAACCATAGACTCTTTCTCCGACTCTAGCACCTCAACCCACCACTCCCTATCATCACTTACTTCCGTACACTCAGTAAAAACTTCACTCTCAACCGCCCAAGCTCCTTCAATCTCCAGGCCTCCACCTATCATACTGAGCTCCGCTTCCTGGCGGAAGGCCGCGCCTACCATCTATTCACTCCAAAACTTGCAACCGAGCTCTCTATCAGCAAAATCCTCCGGCGACCGGGTAACCCTACGGGCAACCGATACCACCCAATTCCGCCTAATCCAAAAGACTTTATTACACCTAGGCACCGAATTCCACACTTTTTCTCTCCCCGAGGAACGCTCTGTAAAAATCGTTCTAAAGGGCATTCCAACCGATATATCTACTGATGAACTTAAAGACGAGCTAGTTACTCTAGGTTACTCCGTAAACTACGTCCGCCGCTTTGGCACCCCTGAAAAACCTATGCCGATATGTGTAGTGCACATCGCTGCTAATCCGACTGCTAAGGACATATTTCTTCTGACAAACTTGTTTTACTTGCAAATCTCAGTTGAACCACTAAAACCTTCTGGACCCGCTCAATGCTTTTCCTGTCAACGTTTTGGCCATGGCTCTCGTAACTGCGGCCACCCACCTCGGTGTGTAAAATGCGCCGGAAACCACAATGCAAACGCCTGTCCAAAAACTCTCGAGCAACCTCCGACATGCTGCAATGTAGTGGCCAACACACGGCAAACTTTCGTGGCTGCCCCCAATTCATGGCTCAGAAACAGCAGGTATCTCCAACTCCAACCCAAGTCTTCGTTCAAAATAAATCCTCACACCCAacctcaaccccccccccctcctccaCCACCTCACCCTAAACAAAACACTACATTGACATACTCCGCAGCAACATCAAAATCAGCGCACACTTCTTCAAATTCTCCAGTCCCACAACTAAACTTGTCACTGATACTAAACCTGCTCACTAACCTACTGACTGCAATATCCAATAATCACGATCCGAAAACTATCATAGAATCAACGATCAAAACATTCCTGTCCATACTCTTGCCCCaaaatgaataa